A window from Zingiber officinale cultivar Zhangliang chromosome 7A, Zo_v1.1, whole genome shotgun sequence encodes these proteins:
- the LOC122001803 gene encoding casein kinase 1-like protein HD16 isoform X1, whose product MMPELRSGVRRGRAQAKPVIQAEKPKTRRRRTARNQQPVGENPPPPRRPAERAEEVGLEEGRGEVGGLAGEENEEGVGERKMNDHDSGAKSADKIAGGEDEGNAAPLPEKVQVSNSPLYKVERKLGKGGFGQVYVGRRISPANTNDRTTGSNAVEIALKFEHRTSKGCNYGPPYEWQVYNTLGGIHGVPKVHYKGRQGDYYVMIMDMLGPSLWDVWNNNSHTMSVEMVACIAIEAISILEKMHSKGYVHGDVKPENFLLGPPGTSEEKKLFLVDLGLATKWKDSSTNSHVEYDQRPDVFRGTVRYASAHAHLGRTASRRDDLESLAYTLVFLLRGRLPWQGYQGENKGFLVCKKKMATSPESLCCFFPQPFKQFVEYVVNLKFDEEPNYAKCISLFDGIVGPNPDIRPINTDGAQKLIYQVGQKRGRLMMEEEVDEQPKKKIRMGLPANQWISVYNARRPMKQRYHYNVADMRLAQHIEKGNEDGLFISCVASSNNLWALIMDAGTGFTAQVYELSTNFLHKEWIMEQWEKNYYISALAGTNNGSSLVVMSKGTLYAQQSYKVSESFPFKWIHKKWREGFYVTAMATAGNRWAVVMSRNAGFSDQVIELDFLYPSEGIHRRWDSGYRITAAAATGDQAALVLSIPRRKLPDETQETLRTSAFPSQHVKEKWAKNLYIASICFGRTVS is encoded by the exons ATGATGCCGGAGCTGCGTAGCGGAGTGCGCAGGGGCCGGGCGCAGGCGAAACCAGTGATTCAGGCTGAGAAGCCGAAGACAAGGCGGAGGCGGACGGCGAGGAATCAGCAGCCAGTGGGCGAGAATCCGCCGCCGCCGAGGAGGCCTGCTGAGCGTGCGGAGGAGGTCGGTTTAGAGGAAGGTCGCGGCGAGGTTGGTGGATTGGCCGGGGAGGAGAACGAGGAAGGGGTCGGGGAAAGGAAGATGAATGATCACGATAGTGGGGCAAAGAGTGCGGATAAAATCGCTGGCGGGGAGGACGAGGGGAACGCTGCGCCTCTCCCAGAAAAG GTACAAGTCAGCAATTCACCACTGTACAAAGTTGAAAGGAAACTAGGAAAAGGTGGATTTGGACAAGTTTATGTTGGACGTCGAATTTCGCCTGCCAACACCAATGATAGGACCACTGGTTCTAATGCTGTAGAG ATAGCACTAAAGTTTGAGCACAGGACCAGCAAAGGTTGTAATTATGGTCCACCTTATGAATGGCAAGTGTACAA CACTCTTGGTGGTATTCATGGGGTACCAAAAGTCCATTACAAGGGTCGGCAAGGGGATTATTATGTCATG ATTATGGATATGCTGGGACCAAGCCTGTGGGATGTATGGAATAACAACTCACACAC AATGTCTGTGGAAATGGTCGCATGTATTGCAATCGAAGCAATCTCCATATTGGAGAAGATGCATTCAAAAGG TTATGTGCATGGGGATGTGAAGCCTGAAAATTTTTTACTCGGACCTCCTGGGACTTCTGAAGAAAAGAAATTGTTTCTTGTTGATCTTGGCTTAG CCACTAAATGGAAGGATAGTTCAACAAATTCACATGTTGAATATGATCAACGGCCAGATGTTTTCAG GGGGACTGTGCGCTATGCTAGTGCTCATGCTCACCTTGGGAGGACAGCAAGCAGAAGAGATGATTTAGAATCCCTTGCTTATACACTTGTCTTTCTTCTCCGTGGTCGTCTACCTTGGCAAGGCTATCAG GGTGAAAATAAAGGTTTCCTTGTCTGCAAAAAGAAGATGGCTACATCTCCAGAGTCTCTTTGTTGCTTTTTCCCACAACCTTTCAAGCAGTTCGTTGAGTATGTGGTTAACTTGAAGTTTGATGAAGAACCTAACTATGCAAAGTGCATCTCTCTTTTTGATGGCATAGTAGGTCCTAATCCAGATATTAGGCCAATTAACACTGATGGAGCTCAAAAG CTTATATATCAGGTAGGCCAAAAAAGAGGTCGTCTAATGATGGAAGAAGAAGTTGATGAACAGCCCAAAAAGAAGATTAGAATGGGGTTGCCTGCAAATCAATGGATTAGTGTTTATAATGCACGACGACCTATGAAACAAAG GTACCATTATAATGTTGCTGATATGAGGCTTGCACAACATATCGAGAAGGGGAATGAAGATGGTTTATTCATCAGTTGTGTGGCTTCTTCTAACAATCTTTGGGCCCTGATCATGGATGCAGGCACTGGCTTCACTGCTCAGGTTTATGAGCTATCTACAAACTTTCTTCACAAG GAATGGATAATGGAACAATGGgagaaaaattattatattagcGCACTAGCAGGGACAAACAATGGCAGCTCCTTGGTGGTTATGTCCAAAG GTACTCTATATGCGCAGCAATCATACAAAGTGAGTGAGTCATTTCCTTTCAAGTGGATACATAAAAAGTGGAGGGAAGGTTTTTATGTTACTGCAATGGCAACTGCTGGCAATAGGTGGGCTGTCGTTATGTCTCGTAATGCTGGTTTCTCTGATCAG GTTATTGAACTCGACTTCCTTTACCCTAGCGAGGGTATTCATCGAAGATGGGATAGTGGTTATCGCATAACAGCAGCTGCTGCAACAGGTGACCAGGCTGCCTTGGTGCTTAGTATACCTAGAAGGAAACTACCAGATGAGACACAAGAGACTCTTAGAACATCTGCTTTTCCAAGTCAACATGTGAAG GAGAAATGGGCAAAAAATCTATATATTGCATCtatttgttttggccgaaccgtCTCATGA
- the LOC122001803 gene encoding casein kinase 1-like protein HD16 isoform X2, producing the protein MMPELRSGVRRGRAQAKPVIQAEKPKTRRRRTARNQQPVGENPPPPRRPAERAEEVGLEEGRGEVGGLAGEENEEGVGERKMNDHDSGAKSADKIAGGEDEGNAAPLPEKVQVSNSPLYKVERKLGKGGFGQVYVGRRISPANTNDRTTGSNAVEIALKFEHRTSKGCNYGPPYEWQVYNTLGGIHGVPKVHYKGRQGDYYVMIMDMLGPSLWDVWNNNSHTMSVEMVACIAIEAISILEKMHSKGYVHGDVKPENFLLGPPGTSEEKKLFLVDLGLATKWKDSSTNSHVEYDQRPDVFRGTVRYASAHAHLGRTASRRDDLESLAYTLVFLLRGRLPWQGYQGENKGFLVCKKKMATSPESLCCFFPQPFKQFVEYVVNLKFDEEPNYAKCISLFDGIVGPNPDIRPINTDGAQKVGQKRGRLMMEEEVDEQPKKKIRMGLPANQWISVYNARRPMKQRYHYNVADMRLAQHIEKGNEDGLFISCVASSNNLWALIMDAGTGFTAQVYELSTNFLHKEWIMEQWEKNYYISALAGTNNGSSLVVMSKGTLYAQQSYKVSESFPFKWIHKKWREGFYVTAMATAGNRWAVVMSRNAGFSDQVIELDFLYPSEGIHRRWDSGYRITAAAATGDQAALVLSIPRRKLPDETQETLRTSAFPSQHVKEKWAKNLYIASICFGRTVS; encoded by the exons ATGATGCCGGAGCTGCGTAGCGGAGTGCGCAGGGGCCGGGCGCAGGCGAAACCAGTGATTCAGGCTGAGAAGCCGAAGACAAGGCGGAGGCGGACGGCGAGGAATCAGCAGCCAGTGGGCGAGAATCCGCCGCCGCCGAGGAGGCCTGCTGAGCGTGCGGAGGAGGTCGGTTTAGAGGAAGGTCGCGGCGAGGTTGGTGGATTGGCCGGGGAGGAGAACGAGGAAGGGGTCGGGGAAAGGAAGATGAATGATCACGATAGTGGGGCAAAGAGTGCGGATAAAATCGCTGGCGGGGAGGACGAGGGGAACGCTGCGCCTCTCCCAGAAAAG GTACAAGTCAGCAATTCACCACTGTACAAAGTTGAAAGGAAACTAGGAAAAGGTGGATTTGGACAAGTTTATGTTGGACGTCGAATTTCGCCTGCCAACACCAATGATAGGACCACTGGTTCTAATGCTGTAGAG ATAGCACTAAAGTTTGAGCACAGGACCAGCAAAGGTTGTAATTATGGTCCACCTTATGAATGGCAAGTGTACAA CACTCTTGGTGGTATTCATGGGGTACCAAAAGTCCATTACAAGGGTCGGCAAGGGGATTATTATGTCATG ATTATGGATATGCTGGGACCAAGCCTGTGGGATGTATGGAATAACAACTCACACAC AATGTCTGTGGAAATGGTCGCATGTATTGCAATCGAAGCAATCTCCATATTGGAGAAGATGCATTCAAAAGG TTATGTGCATGGGGATGTGAAGCCTGAAAATTTTTTACTCGGACCTCCTGGGACTTCTGAAGAAAAGAAATTGTTTCTTGTTGATCTTGGCTTAG CCACTAAATGGAAGGATAGTTCAACAAATTCACATGTTGAATATGATCAACGGCCAGATGTTTTCAG GGGGACTGTGCGCTATGCTAGTGCTCATGCTCACCTTGGGAGGACAGCAAGCAGAAGAGATGATTTAGAATCCCTTGCTTATACACTTGTCTTTCTTCTCCGTGGTCGTCTACCTTGGCAAGGCTATCAG GGTGAAAATAAAGGTTTCCTTGTCTGCAAAAAGAAGATGGCTACATCTCCAGAGTCTCTTTGTTGCTTTTTCCCACAACCTTTCAAGCAGTTCGTTGAGTATGTGGTTAACTTGAAGTTTGATGAAGAACCTAACTATGCAAAGTGCATCTCTCTTTTTGATGGCATAGTAGGTCCTAATCCAGATATTAGGCCAATTAACACTGATGGAGCTCAAAAG GTAGGCCAAAAAAGAGGTCGTCTAATGATGGAAGAAGAAGTTGATGAACAGCCCAAAAAGAAGATTAGAATGGGGTTGCCTGCAAATCAATGGATTAGTGTTTATAATGCACGACGACCTATGAAACAAAG GTACCATTATAATGTTGCTGATATGAGGCTTGCACAACATATCGAGAAGGGGAATGAAGATGGTTTATTCATCAGTTGTGTGGCTTCTTCTAACAATCTTTGGGCCCTGATCATGGATGCAGGCACTGGCTTCACTGCTCAGGTTTATGAGCTATCTACAAACTTTCTTCACAAG GAATGGATAATGGAACAATGGgagaaaaattattatattagcGCACTAGCAGGGACAAACAATGGCAGCTCCTTGGTGGTTATGTCCAAAG GTACTCTATATGCGCAGCAATCATACAAAGTGAGTGAGTCATTTCCTTTCAAGTGGATACATAAAAAGTGGAGGGAAGGTTTTTATGTTACTGCAATGGCAACTGCTGGCAATAGGTGGGCTGTCGTTATGTCTCGTAATGCTGGTTTCTCTGATCAG GTTATTGAACTCGACTTCCTTTACCCTAGCGAGGGTATTCATCGAAGATGGGATAGTGGTTATCGCATAACAGCAGCTGCTGCAACAGGTGACCAGGCTGCCTTGGTGCTTAGTATACCTAGAAGGAAACTACCAGATGAGACACAAGAGACTCTTAGAACATCTGCTTTTCCAAGTCAACATGTGAAG GAGAAATGGGCAAAAAATCTATATATTGCATCtatttgttttggccgaaccgtCTCATGA